From one Paenibacillus sp. FSL K6-1330 genomic stretch:
- a CDS encoding HAMP domain-containing sensor histidine kinase yields the protein MKKTPKILWKIVRETLQTILVFAVLGASWTAATYVTRFVYTWTGTPPWDYAIQLIDLFVGVIIFFLCMLVVGMFFKHRQMAMLNSITDAMRRISQGDFNVKMNENEWRGEFKMIASSINDMAGELGRMETMRQDFISNVSHEIQSPLTSIRGFARALRSPRLTEEKRARYLEIIEGESRRLSQLSDNLLKLSSLEGEQPAFERARYRLDGQLRAVVLANEPQWLAKRIQVDLDLAEVEIEATEDLLSQVWNNLLHNSIKFTPEDGMITIVLKAGEDGAEVTMTDSGVGMSESDQLHIFERFYKADKSRNRAAGGSGLGLSIVKRIVDIHQGKITVQSELGKGSKFTVMVPYKRSLDTK from the coding sequence ATGAAAAAAACGCCTAAAATCTTGTGGAAGATCGTTCGAGAAACGCTTCAGACGATTTTGGTTTTCGCGGTCTTGGGAGCGTCATGGACGGCGGCGACTTATGTGACTCGGTTTGTTTACACCTGGACGGGAACCCCGCCGTGGGATTATGCCATCCAACTGATCGACTTGTTTGTCGGCGTGATCATTTTCTTCCTGTGCATGCTGGTCGTGGGCATGTTCTTCAAGCACCGGCAAATGGCCATGCTGAATTCCATTACGGATGCCATGCGACGGATATCGCAGGGGGACTTCAATGTAAAGATGAACGAAAATGAATGGCGCGGGGAGTTCAAGATGATCGCGAGCAGCATTAACGACATGGCCGGCGAATTGGGGCGGATGGAGACCATGCGTCAGGATTTCATCTCTAATGTGTCCCATGAAATCCAATCCCCACTTACTTCGATTCGGGGGTTTGCCCGAGCGCTCCGAAGTCCCCGCCTCACGGAGGAGAAGAGAGCCCGTTATCTGGAGATCATCGAAGGAGAGAGCCGCCGCTTGTCGCAGTTGAGTGACAATCTGTTGAAGCTGTCGTCCCTGGAAGGAGAGCAGCCGGCATTCGAAAGGGCCCGCTACCGGCTCGACGGGCAGCTGCGTGCGGTCGTCTTGGCGAATGAACCGCAATGGCTGGCGAAGCGGATTCAGGTGGATCTGGACCTAGCTGAGGTAGAGATTGAGGCAACGGAGGATCTCCTGAGTCAAGTATGGAACAATTTGCTGCACAACAGCATTAAATTCACGCCCGAAGACGGCATGATCACGATCGTGCTGAAAGCAGGAGAAGACGGGGCCGAGGTTACGATGACGGATTCGGGAGTCGGGATGTCGGAGTCGGATCAGCTGCATATATTCGAACGCTTTTACAAAGCGGACAAATCGCGCAATCGCGCCGCTGGCGGCAGTGGGCTGGGATTATCCATCGTGAAGCGGATCGTCGATATTCATCAAGGGAAGATAACGGTCCAATCCGAGCTTGGGAAGGGATCGAAATTTACGGTGATGGTACCCTATAAGCGATCTCTGGATACGAAGTAA
- a CDS encoding amino acid ABC transporter ATP-binding protein, which produces MDKIRVEGLKKNFGTNEVLKGINMQVQEGEVVCVIGPSGSGKSTFLRCINRLEDITAGRVFVHDKDINDPKTDINKARQNIGMVFQHFNLFPHFNVLKNITFAPVELGKQNASEARATGLKLLEQVGLSDKAEAFPSQLSGGQKQRVAIARALAMNPDIMLFDEPTSALDPEMVGEVLGVMKDLAREGMTMMIVTHEMGFAREVADRVIFMDGGYIVEEGPPEEVFGRPKHERTISFLEKVL; this is translated from the coding sequence ATGGATAAAATCCGCGTAGAAGGACTGAAGAAGAACTTTGGCACGAATGAGGTGCTGAAGGGCATTAACATGCAGGTCCAGGAAGGCGAAGTTGTCTGTGTCATCGGGCCTTCGGGCTCCGGTAAAAGCACCTTCCTACGCTGCATCAATCGTCTGGAGGACATTACGGCAGGCAGGGTATTCGTGCATGACAAGGATATCAATGACCCTAAAACAGACATCAACAAGGCGCGCCAGAACATCGGCATGGTGTTCCAGCATTTTAATCTGTTCCCCCACTTCAACGTGCTGAAGAACATTACATTTGCCCCGGTCGAGCTGGGCAAGCAGAACGCATCCGAGGCTCGTGCCACGGGGCTAAAGCTTCTGGAGCAAGTAGGCCTCTCCGATAAAGCGGAGGCCTTCCCGAGCCAGCTGTCGGGCGGTCAGAAGCAGCGTGTGGCGATCGCCCGGGCGCTGGCGATGAATCCGGACATCATGCTGTTTGACGAGCCGACATCGGCGCTGGACCCCGAGATGGTCGGCGAAGTGCTCGGCGTCATGAAGGATCTGGCGCGCGAAGGCATGACGATGATGATTGTCACGCACGAGATGGGTTTTGCCCGCGAGGTTGCGGACCGGGTGATCTTCATGGATGGCGGATACATCGTAGAGGAAGGCCCGCCAGAGGAAGTGTTCGGCAGACCGAAGCATGAGCGGACGATTAGCTTTTTGGAAAAGGTGCTGTAA
- a CDS encoding amino acid ABC transporter substrate-binding protein/permease yields MPYGAASAAAEPASGKTYQIGTDITFAPFEFQDASGNFVGIDMDLLDAIAKDQNFKYEVKPLGFNAAVQALEANQVDGVIAGMSITDERKQKFDFSDPYFDSGVVMAIRQDQESIKGYEDLKGKKVAVKTGTEGYSFAESISSKYGFTIVPFDDSAQMYDDVRTGNSVACFDDFPVLAYGVEQNNGLKIVTDMVPGASYGFAVAKGKNQELLEKFNAGLINLRASGEYDRIKAKYIGENAVSAATQSRWGLIVESLPSLLKGLGNTLLLTLVSLFFAFFLGLIFGFMKVGRNKWLRGIATVFVDIFRGIPLLVLAFFIYFGIPQALGFTMSPVVAAVLTLSLNAGAYVTEIIRGGIQSIDPGQLEAARSLGLPYRKAMMKIIIPQAIKVMIPTFINQLVITLKDTSILSVIGLVELTQSGKIIIARTFASFDIWLVVAIMYLVVITILTKISGRLEGKVRHG; encoded by the coding sequence ATGCCATACGGGGCGGCAAGCGCCGCGGCAGAGCCAGCCTCCGGTAAAACCTATCAGATCGGAACAGACATTACGTTTGCCCCGTTTGAATTCCAGGATGCTAGCGGCAATTTTGTCGGTATCGACATGGATCTTCTGGATGCGATCGCGAAAGATCAGAACTTCAAATATGAAGTCAAGCCGCTCGGTTTCAATGCGGCGGTTCAGGCGCTGGAAGCCAACCAGGTGGACGGAGTCATTGCCGGCATGAGCATCACGGATGAGCGGAAGCAGAAATTCGACTTCTCCGATCCTTATTTTGACTCAGGTGTGGTCATGGCCATTCGCCAGGATCAGGAGTCCATCAAAGGGTATGAGGATTTAAAAGGGAAAAAAGTCGCCGTCAAAACGGGTACGGAGGGTTACAGCTTTGCTGAATCTATCTCCTCCAAGTACGGATTCACCATCGTGCCTTTTGACGATTCGGCCCAGATGTATGACGATGTCAGGACCGGTAATTCCGTTGCCTGTTTTGACGATTTCCCTGTGCTGGCTTATGGAGTCGAACAGAACAATGGACTGAAGATCGTCACGGATATGGTGCCTGGCGCCTCCTACGGATTTGCCGTTGCCAAGGGGAAGAACCAAGAGCTTCTGGAGAAATTCAATGCCGGCTTGATCAACCTGAGGGCCAGTGGTGAGTACGATCGCATTAAGGCAAAATACATTGGCGAAAATGCCGTAAGCGCGGCGACTCAAAGCCGTTGGGGGCTGATCGTGGAGTCGCTGCCTTCGCTGCTGAAGGGCCTTGGCAATACGCTGCTGCTGACCCTCGTATCGCTGTTCTTCGCGTTTTTCTTAGGGTTGATATTCGGCTTTATGAAGGTCGGACGCAATAAATGGCTCCGAGGCATCGCAACCGTATTCGTGGACATTTTCCGCGGCATACCGCTGCTAGTCCTTGCCTTCTTCATCTACTTTGGTATTCCGCAGGCACTCGGCTTCACGATGTCGCCGGTCGTGGCAGCGGTCCTGACACTTAGCCTGAATGCCGGTGCTTATGTAACGGAAATTATCCGGGGCGGTATCCAATCCATTGACCCTGGACAGCTGGAGGCTGCCCGCTCGCTCGGTCTGCCATACCGCAAAGCCATGATGAAAATCATCATTCCCCAAGCGATCAAAGTAATGATTCCGACCTTTATTAACCAGCTCGTGATCACGCTCAAGGATACATCGATCCTGTCGGTAATCGGTCTGGTCGAACTGACCCAATCCGGGAAAATCATCATTGCAAGAACGTTCGCTTCGTTTGATATCTGGCTCGTGGTCGCCATCATGTATCTGGTCGTGATCACGATTCTGACCAAAATTTCGGGCCGTCTGGAAGGGAAGGTGCGTCATGGATAA
- a CDS encoding SIMPL domain-containing protein (The SIMPL domain is named for its presence in mouse protein SIMPL (signalling molecule that associates with mouse pelle-like kinase). Bacterial member BP26, from Brucella, was shown to assemble into a channel-like structure, while YggE from E. coli has been associated with resistance to oxidative stress.), with the protein MKRWVKQVGSIMIAGALLTGSTAVVGLSGATEVHAAEAAQQNLLTVLGKGEISVKPDIVYLSIGAESYAETAKSAQKSNAQKMDKITKMLKETWKIDDKDIKTEQFYVQPNYTYSDDNGRKVKNYSAYHSLEVTLRDLSKVGDLLDAASDAGANSIGNARFSVENRDAFEAQVIDKAVANADLKAQAMAKASKRQLGIVLNIVEGSVGIDNIYGLEKMAMEAQSVAADAGANTSVKPGEIKISTQLYVQYELK; encoded by the coding sequence ATGAAAAGATGGGTCAAACAAGTAGGTTCCATCATGATTGCAGGTGCACTGTTGACTGGCAGTACGGCAGTAGTAGGATTGAGCGGGGCAACCGAGGTGCATGCGGCGGAGGCAGCACAGCAAAACCTTCTTACCGTACTCGGTAAAGGCGAGATCTCGGTGAAGCCAGATATCGTATATCTTTCCATTGGGGCTGAATCGTATGCGGAAACCGCAAAATCCGCACAGAAGAGCAATGCGCAGAAAATGGATAAGATTACGAAGATGCTGAAAGAAACATGGAAGATCGATGACAAGGATATCAAAACCGAACAGTTCTATGTACAGCCTAACTATACGTACTCTGATGATAATGGACGTAAAGTGAAGAATTACAGTGCTTATCATTCCCTGGAAGTCACTCTTCGCGACTTGAGCAAAGTCGGCGATCTGCTCGATGCAGCCTCTGATGCCGGTGCCAATTCCATTGGCAACGCCCGTTTCTCGGTCGAAAACCGTGATGCTTTTGAAGCCCAAGTGATAGATAAAGCCGTGGCAAATGCGGACCTGAAAGCTCAAGCGATGGCAAAAGCCTCCAAGCGTCAGCTGGGTATCGTGCTTAACATTGTGGAAGGTTCTGTGGGTATAGATAACATCTACGGCCTCGAAAAAATGGCGATGGAAGCACAGTCCGTTGCAGCGGACGCGGGTGCCAACACATCCGTGAAGCCGGGCGAGATCAAAATCTCGACGCAGCTGTACGTGCAATATGAGCTGAAATAG
- a CDS encoding ABC transporter ATP-binding protein, whose product MHVIELVQIEKHFQGQAVVHPLSLSIKEGEFLTLLGPSGCGKTTILRMIAGFEQPTEGQVWLAGQNVTEMPANKRDLNLVFQHYALFPHMTVEDNIAFGLKMKKMPRQLIKERVDEAVAMTQLTALRERFPHQLSGGQQQRVAIARAIANKPKVLLLDEPLGALDLQLRKNLQSELKHLQRTLGITFVYVTHDQEEAMMLSDRIVIMNHGRVEQIGTPREIYAKPQTLFAATFVGENNVFSSPEGLFAVRPEKLIPQRESGARKNGVIEDVQYLGSVHKLLVQLDDEPMKVTIALDISDDHPWEVGERVGVNWNTKDEVIIGP is encoded by the coding sequence ATGCATGTGATTGAACTTGTCCAGATCGAGAAGCATTTTCAGGGACAAGCGGTCGTGCATCCGCTGTCGCTCTCCATTAAAGAGGGGGAATTCCTGACTTTGCTGGGCCCCAGCGGCTGCGGCAAAACGACGATTCTCCGAATGATAGCAGGATTCGAACAGCCGACCGAAGGACAGGTCTGGCTGGCGGGTCAGAATGTGACGGAAATGCCTGCGAACAAGCGGGACTTGAATCTGGTATTCCAACACTATGCTCTGTTTCCGCATATGACCGTAGAAGATAATATTGCTTTTGGGTTGAAAATGAAAAAAATGCCGCGTCAGCTCATCAAAGAGCGGGTGGACGAGGCCGTTGCCATGACACAGCTGACCGCCCTGCGGGAACGCTTTCCGCACCAACTGTCCGGCGGACAGCAGCAACGCGTGGCCATCGCCCGCGCCATCGCTAACAAGCCGAAGGTGCTGCTGCTGGATGAACCACTGGGCGCATTGGATCTGCAGCTCCGCAAAAATCTGCAGTCTGAGCTCAAGCATTTGCAGCGGACGCTCGGGATTACGTTTGTCTATGTAACGCACGACCAAGAGGAAGCCATGATGCTCTCCGACCGGATCGTTATCATGAACCACGGACGGGTAGAACAAATCGGTACGCCGCGCGAGATCTATGCGAAACCGCAAACGCTGTTTGCTGCCACGTTTGTAGGGGAGAATAACGTCTTTTCCTCGCCCGAAGGTCTTTTTGCAGTGCGGCCGGAGAAACTCATTCCGCAGCGGGAGTCGGGTGCCAGGAAGAACGGCGTGATTGAGGATGTACAGTACCTCGGCAGTGTTCATAAGCTTCTGGTCCAATTGGATGATGAACCGATGAAGGTCACGATTGCCCTGGATATCTCGGATGACCATCCTTGGGAGGTTGGTGAACGAGTCGGGGTGAACTGGAACACCAAGGATGAGGTGATCATCGGGCCATGA
- a CDS encoding ABC transporter permease, translating into MRKSRFLLTPVLLWLSLFLIVPMLIVVGISLLSRDSLGNIVFSFSLEGYKTFFDPLYLGIYWDTLVLSLLTTVICLLVSYPLAYYIANASPRIQTWGLILITVPFWINFLIRTYAWVLLLRTQGVVNSLLLWMGWIDEPIQMLYTYGAVLLGMVYNFIPFMVLPIYVALEQMDKRLIDAASDLGASRWKAFRHITLPQSKSGIMTGAVLVYVSTSGMFVVTDILGGAKSSMISNVIQQQFLGARNWPFGAALSVIFVITSLVLILLFNRAMQARHQRVGEGR; encoded by the coding sequence ATGAGGAAATCAAGGTTCCTATTGACTCCGGTGCTGCTGTGGCTATCCCTGTTCCTGATCGTTCCGATGCTAATTGTGGTCGGCATCTCCCTGCTCTCGCGGGATTCGCTGGGGAATATCGTTTTTTCCTTCAGTCTCGAAGGCTATAAAACCTTTTTTGATCCATTATATTTGGGAATTTACTGGGATACCCTGGTATTGTCGCTGCTGACTACGGTGATTTGCTTGTTAGTCAGCTATCCTTTGGCCTATTATATAGCCAACGCTTCCCCGCGTATCCAAACCTGGGGATTAATTCTAATCACCGTCCCGTTCTGGATTAACTTTCTGATCCGCACTTATGCCTGGGTTCTGCTGCTACGAACGCAAGGCGTGGTGAACAGCCTGCTGCTGTGGATGGGTTGGATCGACGAGCCGATTCAGATGCTGTATACGTATGGCGCCGTACTTCTCGGCATGGTCTATAATTTCATTCCCTTCATGGTGCTGCCGATTTACGTGGCCCTGGAGCAGATGGATAAGCGTCTGATAGATGCGGCCAGCGATCTGGGCGCTTCTAGATGGAAGGCATTCCGCCACATTACCTTGCCGCAGAGCAAATCCGGTATCATGACGGGAGCGGTTTTGGTCTATGTCTCGACTTCCGGGATGTTTGTAGTTACGGATATTTTGGGAGGCGCGAAGTCCTCCATGATCAGTAATGTTATTCAACAGCAGTTCCTGGGTGCGCGCAACTGGCCCTTTGGAGCGGCGTTGTCGGTGATCTTTGTGATCACGTCCCTGGTGCTGATCCTGCTCTTTAACCGGGCGATGCAAGCCCGCCATCAACGCGTAGGGGAGGGGAGATAA
- a CDS encoding ABC transporter permease, with protein sequence MMAFIYVPIIMIIIYSFNNTRLSGNWEGFTLDWYVSLFENRHVMEALMNSLTVAVISTIVSTLLGTAAALSLRSMGRRGRSGMNGLLYLPVIIPDIIMGLSLLVLFSQLNMPLGKTTVIIAHITFSLSYVYVVVTARLSGMGKQLDEAAQDLGATPWQTFRHVTLPQIAPGIISGALIAFTLSLDDFMVSFFVAGPSSTTLPIYIYAQVKRGISPEINALCTLLILVSITLILLAQYILNRGNGQKKHKTLPI encoded by the coding sequence ATGATGGCTTTCATCTATGTACCGATCATCATGATCATCATCTATTCCTTTAACAACACGCGGCTTAGCGGCAACTGGGAAGGATTTACGTTAGATTGGTATGTGTCGCTATTCGAGAACCGGCACGTGATGGAAGCGCTGATGAACAGTTTGACGGTGGCGGTCATATCAACGATCGTTTCCACCCTGCTTGGAACCGCAGCGGCGCTCTCGCTTCGGAGTATGGGGCGCAGAGGTCGCAGCGGCATGAATGGGCTGCTGTATCTGCCCGTCATTATCCCGGATATTATTATGGGGCTGTCGCTGCTGGTGCTGTTCAGTCAACTGAACATGCCGCTTGGCAAGACGACGGTGATTATCGCACATATAACGTTCAGCCTATCGTATGTGTATGTCGTTGTGACAGCCAGACTGTCGGGCATGGGCAAACAGCTGGATGAGGCGGCCCAGGATTTGGGGGCTACGCCTTGGCAGACGTTCCGGCATGTTACATTGCCGCAGATTGCTCCGGGCATTATCTCCGGCGCCTTGATTGCTTTTACGCTGTCATTGGATGATTTTATGGTCAGTTTTTTTGTCGCCGGCCCAAGCTCAACGACGCTGCCGATCTATATTTACGCTCAGGTGAAGCGCGGCATCTCGCCAGAGATTAACGCGCTGTGTACGCTGCTCATTCTAGTCAGCATCACGCTGATTCTGTTAGCCCAATATATTCTTAACCGCGGCAATGGGCAAAAGAAACATAAAACATTACCGATCTAA